From the genome of Thermogutta terrifontis, one region includes:
- a CDS encoding Gfo/Idh/MocA family protein yields the protein MKTQTTRRQFLGTSAVGVAALWLGRPAAQGSTVAAAPSETVNLGLIGCGGEGRAVATAHQGLPDARIVAVCDVNKRRLEEAKALFEKSGGTGTVAAYDDYRRLLDRKDIDAVIVATNDHWHVLPTIHACQAGKDVYVEKPLGVCIAEGQAAVKAADKYQRIVQIGTQQRSWPHYQKAAEIIQSGQLGIITEVRVWDFDCMYPGFGSPPDSDPPAELNWDFWLGPAPKVPYNPNRYNHFYWFFDYGGGWQVDWAVHHYQVVHWFLQTKGPISAAAMGGFYCFENTNTEWPDSFVGICEYGPTPVAPKGFVLQYTFSGAARRQRRSHAKCFYGTKGSMLIDRSGFTITWEAGENREPKDETTVENEFKKDTHIASLQAHARVFLDSIKSRQKPPADVLVGHQATNPGHLMNIAWKLGRKIRWDPEKEEIVGDSEAAALLSKPYRAPWKLEV from the coding sequence AATTCTTGGGGACGTCGGCCGTTGGGGTGGCCGCCCTCTGGTTGGGCCGTCCCGCAGCCCAAGGCTCTACTGTAGCCGCTGCGCCCAGTGAAACGGTCAATCTGGGGCTTATCGGTTGCGGCGGGGAAGGCCGAGCCGTGGCCACCGCCCACCAGGGGTTACCCGACGCACGGATTGTGGCCGTGTGTGATGTCAACAAGCGTCGTCTGGAAGAAGCCAAAGCCTTATTTGAAAAGTCAGGCGGAACAGGGACGGTAGCGGCGTACGATGACTACCGTCGTCTCCTCGATCGCAAGGACATCGACGCGGTGATCGTGGCCACCAACGATCACTGGCACGTGCTTCCCACCATCCACGCCTGCCAGGCAGGGAAAGACGTGTATGTGGAAAAACCGCTGGGCGTTTGCATCGCCGAGGGTCAGGCGGCAGTCAAGGCTGCCGACAAATACCAACGCATCGTCCAGATTGGAACGCAGCAGCGGAGCTGGCCGCATTATCAGAAGGCGGCGGAAATCATCCAGTCCGGCCAGCTTGGCATCATCACCGAAGTCCGGGTGTGGGACTTCGACTGCATGTATCCTGGCTTCGGCTCTCCTCCGGACTCTGATCCCCCTGCCGAACTGAACTGGGATTTCTGGTTAGGGCCTGCCCCCAAGGTGCCGTACAATCCCAACCGTTACAACCACTTTTACTGGTTCTTTGACTACGGCGGCGGCTGGCAGGTGGATTGGGCCGTTCACCATTACCAGGTGGTCCACTGGTTCCTGCAAACGAAGGGACCCATTTCGGCCGCGGCAATGGGTGGTTTCTACTGCTTCGAGAACACCAATACGGAATGGCCGGACTCCTTCGTCGGAATTTGTGAATACGGTCCAACACCAGTGGCACCGAAGGGGTTTGTCCTCCAGTACACCTTCAGCGGTGCCGCCCGGCGTCAGCGACGCTCCCACGCGAAGTGCTTTTACGGAACGAAAGGCTCGATGCTCATCGACCGCAGCGGTTTCACCATCACGTGGGAAGCCGGAGAAAACCGCGAACCCAAGGACGAGACCACGGTAGAAAATGAATTCAAAAAGGACACCCACATCGCCAGTCTTCAGGCGCACGCCCGAGTCTTCCTCGACTCCATCAAGTCGCGACAGAAGCCGCCGGCGGATGTGCTCGTGGGACATCAGGCGACGAATCCCGGCCATCTCATGAATATCGCGTGGAAGCTGGGGCGAAAGATCCGCTGGGATCCGGAAAAGGAGGAGATCGTGGGAGACTCCGAAGCTGCGGCCCTTCTCAGCAAACCCTATCGCGCCCCGTGGAAACTCGAAGTCTGA